A single region of the Bifidobacterium asteroides DSM 20089 genome encodes:
- a CDS encoding ribonuclease H family protein — MTNDRNLVVSTDGSALSNPNGPMGWAWADHQGGDADAGGASNGTNQIGELCAVLQALRAHPGERPLVIETDSQYAINCSTTWVPGWKKKGWKNSQGKPVKNRPLIEAIDQEIQARQGSVRFVWVKGHAGDTFNEKVDALARGYATAAGKGDREGCLPIEGWRSLLASPYAKGTQVPPTVEDELDGGPQVLDEPGRKKVRLDQEEQKELAETAVESEAVDAEQAKSVEATADADDGIPDPDVADGQEDEPSTDSKDTTDADTPDLETKDSGARGLRASGRIRITPPPSGSSMFTGQDLHIVGSIDLDADIDPDGYVTIHEAPFRLHAIEVRD, encoded by the coding sequence ATGACCAATGACAGGAATCTGGTCGTCTCCACCGACGGCAGCGCACTGAGCAATCCCAACGGTCCCATGGGCTGGGCCTGGGCCGACCATCAGGGCGGTGACGCGGATGCAGGCGGCGCAAGCAACGGTACCAATCAAATCGGCGAACTATGCGCTGTGCTGCAGGCCCTACGCGCCCACCCAGGCGAGCGCCCGCTGGTCATCGAAACCGACTCCCAATACGCCATCAACTGCTCCACAACCTGGGTGCCCGGATGGAAGAAGAAAGGTTGGAAGAACTCCCAGGGCAAGCCGGTCAAGAACCGCCCCCTGATCGAAGCCATCGACCAGGAGATCCAGGCGCGGCAGGGATCGGTCAGGTTTGTATGGGTCAAGGGCCATGCCGGCGACACCTTCAATGAGAAAGTTGACGCTCTGGCCCGCGGCTATGCCACAGCTGCAGGCAAGGGCGACCGGGAAGGCTGTCTGCCCATCGAGGGCTGGCGCTCGCTGCTGGCCTCACCCTATGCCAAGGGCACCCAGGTTCCGCCCACAGTCGAGGATGAGCTGGACGGAGGACCCCAAGTCCTGGACGAGCCGGGCCGCAAGAAGGTACGCCTGGATCAGGAAGAGCAGAAAGAGCTGGCCGAAACCGCCGTCGAGTCCGAAGCGGTGGATGCCGAGCAGGCCAAATCTGTGGAAGCAACAGCCGACGCAGACGATGGCATACCCGATCCTGACGTAGCCGATGGTCAGGAAGACGAACCCTCAACGGATTCCAAGGACACCACGGACGCCGATACGCCTGACCTCGAGACCAAGGATTCCGGCGCTCGTGGGCTGAGAGCCAGCGGCCGCATCCGTATCACGCCACCTCCGTCCGGCAGCAGCATGTTCACTGGACAGGACCTGCATATCGTCGGCAGCATCGATCTGGACGCTGACATCGACCCTGACGGCTACGTGACCATCCATGAAGCACCTTTTCGTCTGCACGCCATCGAGGTAAGAGACTGA
- the rpiA gene encoding ribose-5-phosphate isomerase RpiA has translation MDKTEQDRLKKAAGIEAAKLVENGMTAGLGTGSTVRFFVDELGRRVKEEGLEFTGVTTSRRTKEQAEGYGIHIVDIDQVDHIDVTIDGADEVDKDFNGIKGGGAALLWEKIVAVNSRKIVWIVDESKVVDTIGRFPLPVEVIPFGERHVLDRFKERGYNPVLRLDGQGQPVLTDEHNHIIDLHLDRIEHPQDLAQDLITTVGVVEHGLFLNMVDTVIVGDPNGPRVMTNANK, from the coding sequence ATGGACAAGACCGAGCAGGACAGACTGAAGAAGGCCGCCGGCATCGAAGCAGCCAAGCTGGTCGAGAACGGCATGACCGCTGGACTGGGCACCGGATCCACGGTCCGGTTCTTCGTGGATGAACTGGGACGGCGCGTCAAGGAGGAGGGCCTGGAGTTCACCGGCGTGACCACCTCCCGGCGGACCAAGGAGCAGGCTGAAGGCTACGGAATCCACATCGTCGACATCGACCAGGTGGATCACATTGATGTCACCATCGACGGGGCCGACGAGGTCGACAAGGACTTCAACGGCATCAAGGGCGGCGGCGCAGCCCTGCTCTGGGAGAAGATCGTGGCCGTCAATTCTCGAAAGATCGTCTGGATTGTGGACGAGTCAAAGGTGGTCGACACCATCGGCCGCTTCCCCCTGCCAGTGGAGGTCATCCCCTTCGGCGAGCGCCACGTCCTGGATCGCTTCAAGGAGCGCGGCTACAACCCAGTACTGCGGCTGGACGGCCAGGGGCAGCCGGTTCTGACCGACGAGCACAACCACATCATCGATCTGCATCTGGATCGGATCGAGCACCCGCAGGATCTGGCCCAGGACCTGATCACCACCGTGGGTGTCGTGGAGCACGGCCTCTTCCTCAACATGGTCGACACAGTCATCGTGGGCGACCCCAACGGACCCCGGGTCATGACCAACGCCAACAAGTGA
- a CDS encoding 30S ribosomal protein bS22, translated as MGSVIKKRRKRMSKKKHRKLLRKTRHQRK; from the coding sequence ATGGGTTCTGTCATCAAGAAGCGCCGCAAGCGGATGAGCAAGAAGAAGCACCGCAAACTGCTGCGCAAGACTCGTCACCAGCGCAAGTAG